One genomic segment of Hordeum vulgare subsp. vulgare chromosome 2H, MorexV3_pseudomolecules_assembly, whole genome shotgun sequence includes these proteins:
- the LOC123428571 gene encoding probable methyltransferase PMT26 — MARLDARRQQHAASSSSCCSAPAVAAFVGLCLVAVWMASSTLVTPAEFSPFQAPLWRRAAAPVEGNAPPAVVRDEKTADEQEPPVPERQQADSTEGANEKQSAAELKDEKPEAKKEEAEVFPDAKDAELLNQTAAPEPGPWRTQAAESNKVETKERTTAPSLPATTSYSWKLCDVEAGADYIPCLDNVDAIKKLRSDKHYEHRERHCPEEPPTCLVPLPPGYRSPIRWPKSRDQIWYSNVPHTKLVQYKGHQNWVNVSGEHLVFPGGGTQFKHGALHYIDFIQEAKKDVAWGKRTRVVLDVGCGVASFGGYLFERDALTMSFAPKDEHEAQVQFALERGIPAISAVMGTKRLPFPGGVFDAVHCARCRVPWHIEGGKLLLELNRLLRPGGYFVWSATPVYQKLPEDVEIWEAMSALTRSMCWKLVNKVKDRINRVGVAIFQKPMDNRCYDGRSAANPPLCRESDNPDAAWNVSLQSCMHKLPADPSVRGLQWPEEWPLRVERPPYWLKSSETGVYGKPAPEDFQADYEHWKRVIQNSYMEGLGIDWSAVRNVMDMKAVYGGFAAALRNMKVWVMNIVPIDSPDTLPIIYERGLFGLYHDWCESFSTYPRSYDLVHANHLFSKIKKRCELLGVIVEVDRIVRPEGRLIVRDDMETIREVESIVKSLHWEVRLSYSQDNEGLLFVQKTMWRPNTSSS; from the exons ATGGCGCGCCTCGACGCCCGGCGGCAGCAGCACGCCGCCTCCTCATCCTCCTGCTGCTCCGCCCCCGCCGTCGCCGCCTTCGTCGGGCTCTGCCTGGTCGCCGTCTGGATGGCCTCCTCCACGCTCGTCACCCCCGCTGAGTTCTCCCCGTTCCAGGCCCCGTTGTGGCGCCGCGCCGCCGCTCCGGTCGAGGGGAACGCGCCCCCCGCCGTCGTCAGAGATGAAAAGACCGCCGACGAGCAGGAGCCCCCCGTGCCAGAGCGGCAGCAGGCGGATTCAACGGAGGGGGCCAACGAAAAACAGAGCGCGGCAGAGCTCAAGGATGAGAAGCCAGAGGCAAAGAAGGAGGAGGCTGAGGTGTTCCCCGACGCCAAGGACGCCGAGCTCCTCAACCAGACGGCGGCGCCGGAGCCGGGGCCGTGGCGCACCCAGGCGGCGGAGTCCAACAAGGTGGAGACCAAGGAGCGAACCACGGCGCCGAGTCTCCCGGCGACGACGAGCTACAGCTGGAAGCTCTGCGACGTCGAAGCCGGAGCCGACTACATTCCATGCCTCGACAATGTGGATGCCATCAAGAAGCTCCGGAGCGACAAGCACTACGAGCACCGGGAGCGGCATTGCCCCGAGGAGCCCCCGACCTGCCTCGTCCCCCTGCCGCCGGGTTACCGGAGCCCGATAAGGTGGCCCAAGAGCAGAGACCAG ATATGGTATAGCAATGTTCCTCATACCAAGCTGGTGCAGTACAAGGGGCACCAGAACTGGGTTAATGTCTCTGGGGAGCACCTCGTCTTTCCGGGAGGCGGAACTCAGTTCAAGCATGGTGCTCTGCATTACATTGATTTCATTCAGGAG GCAAAGAAAGATGTGGCATGGGGAAAACGGACCCGTGTAGTTCTAGACGTTGGCTGTGGAGTTGCTAGCTTTGGAGGATATCTATTTGAGAGAGATGCGCTTACGATGTCGTTTGCACCTAAAGATGAGCATGAAGCTCAGGTGCAGTTTGCCCTCGAGAGAGGAATCCCTGCTATATCAGCGGTTATGGGTACCAAAAGGCTCCCATTTCCTGGCGGGGTCTTTGATGCTGTACACTGTGCACGCTGCAGGGTACCATGGCATATTGAAG GCGGTAAGCTCTTgctagaattgaatagactgttaCGGCCTGGTGGTTACTTTGTGTGGTCTGCTACTCCTGTATACCAGAAACTGCCGGAAGATGTCGAGATATGGGAAG CAATGTCTGCTCTAACAAGGTCAATGTGCTGGAAATTGGTCAATAAAGTAAAGGATAGGATAAATCGAGTGGGAGTAGCGATTTTCCAAAAGCCAATGGACAACCGCTGCTATGACGGAAGATCTGCTGCAAACCCTCCTCTGTGTCGAGAGAGTGATAATCCTGATGCTGCCTG GAATGTTTCATTGCAGTCTTGCATGCATAAATTGCCCGCAGACCCCTCCGTCCGTGGTTTACAGTGGCCGGAAGAATGGCCATTGAGGGTGGAAAGACCACCTTACTGGCTGAAAAGCTCTGAAACTGGAGTATATGGAAAACCTGCCCCTGAGGATTTTCAAGCGGACTACGAGCACTGGAAGCGGGTGATACAAAATTCATATATGGAAGGCCTGGGTATTGATTGGTCTGCTGTCAGAAACGTTATGGACATGAAAGCTGTATACGGAGG GTTTGCAGCAGCTTTGCGAAACATGAAGGTGTGGGTCATGAATATAGTTCCAATCGATTCGCCTGACACACTCCCAATCATATACGAGCGCGGGCTGTTTGGACTCTACCACGACTGGTGTGAGTCGTTTAGCACCTACCCGAGAAGCTATGATCTCGTGCACGCGAACCATCTCTTCTCCAAGATTAAGAAGAG GTGTGAGCTGTTGGGTGTGATTGTGGAGGTGGACCGGATAGTGAGGCCGGAAGGGAGGCTGATTGTCAGGGACGATATGGAGACGATACGCGAGGTGGAGTCGATCGTCAAGTCCCTGCACTGGGAGGTCCGGCTGTCGTACTCCCAGGACAATGAAGGCCTTCTGTTTGTGCAGAAGACCATGTGGCGACCAAATACTTCTTCGAGTTGA
- the LOC123431369 gene encoding UPF0481 protein At3g47200-like: MSSWVVDMEKKVHGAEPAAKVEKWGKHCIFRVPLRFKVVDASVYKPQTVSLGPFHHDDKDLKPMEEHKLRAVRHLLLRESCKTTLAELVVAIEEVGEELEDAYMELGDEWLGENRGKFLEMMIMDGCFLVEVMRTALTLPPRTRKDKDSGDPIFSRHGIQHIKPFIQRDMLMIENQLPLRLLQRIIAAESGTSPSTGSINSMVLKFLETKDTLERVNLGLHPLDIYRKSRLMTGTKTETNGDGQGLRHPQGPLKFKSWLCSWLKGPQNNIQRDRGMEIETETPHLSHPNTPSKKAVPRSALKLSETGIQFVPSKTGCLDDIKLHNWRLNMPMVLLDDSTAYKFHNMMVFEAMHVYTTNEVTAYVLFLKDLIDSIEDVHLLVKKKVLENDLADDDAAVVRLFNGLTKDVYKNWESGPCKEWENVKNHYRTNQLRVFLYKAWAYLNNKYFKSPWTFLAFVTAILLVVGDIVQTVYAVIGYDPNEPAKAKPKIN; encoded by the exons ATGTCGTCATGGGTGGTGGACATGGAGAAGAAGGTCCATGGCGCTGAGCCGGCGGCGAAGGTGGAGAAATGGGGGAAGCACTGCATCTTCCGCGTCCCGTTGCGCTTCAAGGTGGTCGATGCTAG CGTATACAAGCCGCAGACGGTGTCTCTGGGCCCATTCCACCACGATGACAAGGACCTGAAACCCATGGAGGAACACAAACTGAGGGCCGTCCGTCACCTCCTCCTCCGGGAGAGCTGCAAGACCACCCTTGCCGAGCTCGTCGTCGCCATTGAGGAGGTGGGCGAGGAGCTGGAGGACGCGTACATGGAGCTGGGAGACGAGTGGCTGGGTGAGAACAGGGGCAAGTTCCTCGAGATGATGATTATGGACGGCTGCTTCTTGGTGGAGGTGATGAGGACGGCCTTGACCCTGCCCCCCAGGACCAGGAAGGACAAGGACTCGGGCGATCCCATCTTCAGCCGACATGGTATCCAACACATCAAGCCGTTCATCCAGCGTGACATGCTCATGATCGAGAACCAGCTGCCACTAAGGTTGCTCCAGAGGATCATCGCAGCGGAGAGTGGCACATCACCG AGCACGGGTTCAATAAACTCCATGGTACTCAAGTTCCTGGAAACGAAAGATACACTCGAAAGGGTCAACTTGGGCCTCCACCCGCTCGACATCTACCGGAAGAGCCGGCTTATGACGGGGACAAAGACAGAGACAAACGGTGACGGGCAAGGCCTACGCCACCCCCAAG GCCCCCTCAAGTTCAAAAGTTGGTTGTGCTCGTGGCTCAAGGGCCCCCAAAATAATATTCAAAGAGACAGGGGCATGGAGATAGAGACGGAGACGCCACATCTTTCCCATCCCAACACGCCTTCGAAGAAAGCGGTGCCTCGATCGGCGTTGAAATTGTCCGAGACGGGAATCCAATTCGTGCCCAGCAAGACGGGTTGTCTCGATGACATCAAACTACACAACTGGAGGCTCAACATGCCCATGGTCCTATTGGATGACTCCACCGCCTACAAGTTCCACAACATGATGGTGTTCGAGGCGATGCACGTCTACACCACCAACGAAGTGACGGCGTACGTGCTATTCCTCAAGGACCTCATCGACTCCATCGAGGACGTGCACCTGCTGGTGAAGAAGAAGGTCCTGGAAAACGACCTCGCTGACGACGATGCTGCCGTCGTGAGGCTCTTCAACGGCCTCACCAAGGACGTGTACAAGAACTGGGAGAGTGGGCCATGCAAGGAGTGGGAGAACGTGAAGAACCACTACCGCACCAACCAGCTACGTGTCTTCCTCTATAAGGCATGGGCATACCTCAACAACAAGTACTTCAAGAGCCCGTGGACGTTCCTCGCCTTCGTCACCGCCATCCTGCTGGTCGTCGGAGACATCGTGCAGACCGTGTATGCGGTCATAGGCTATGATCCTAATGAGCCGGCCAAGGCAAAGCCCAAAATAAATTAA